Genomic DNA from Modestobacter versicolor:
CTCGACGAGCAGCCCCATCCGGGTCGCCTCGGCCTCGATCCGGGACAGGACCCGGCCGGTGTCCTCCGCCCCGCGCACCGCGCCCTGCCGGTGCAGCTCGGCGAACCCGCGGATGGAGGTGAGCGGGGTGCGCAGCTCGTGGCTGGCGTCGGCGACGAACCGCCGCATCCGCGCCTCGGAGGCCACGGCCTGCTCCTCGGAGGCCTGCTGGGCGCGGAAGGAGCTCTCGATCCGCCCGAGCATCCCGTTCAGGGCCCCGGAGAGCCGGCCGACCTCGGTGCGCTCGTCGCCGGCGGGCACGCGGCGGGAGAGGTCGCCGGCCGCGATCGCCTGCGCGGTGACCTCGACCTCCTGCAGCGGGCGCAGGCTGTTGCGCACCAGCAGGTAGCCGGCCAGCCCCATCGCGGCCAGCACGAGCAGACCGATCACCAGCTGGATGCGCACCAGCCGGGTCACCACGGCCTTGTCCTCGCCCAGGTCGCTGCCGACCACGATGGCGAGGTCCGCGCTGACCGGGGCGACGACCAGCCGCCAGGTCGTGCTGCCGTCCCGGGACCGGACGGTGAAGGTCCGCTGCCCGTAGTCCGCGGCGTTGCCGGCGTCCATCTCCGACAGGTCCGGCAGCGAGGTGTAGGTGCCCCGGACGGCGTACTGGCGGACCACCCCGCTGGCCCCCAGGCACGCCAGGTAGGAGCCGGGGATGGCGATGCGGGGCTGGGTGCAGGCGACGGCCAGCGTGGCGGGGTCCTGCTCGGCCACCTCGGTGATCGCCTCGCGCAGCTGCCGGTCCTGCTGGTCGAGCAGGTAGCCCCGCAGCAGCGAGGTGGCCGCGAAGCCGGTGGCGGCCAGCGCGACGGTCACCAGCAGCACGAGCAGCGCGACCAGGGTGACCCGCAGCGGCACCCGGGAGCCGGGCCGGGCCGGGCCGGGGTCCGCGGCGACCGGCTCCGCGGTGACCGGGTCCGCGACGACCTCGTGCTCGGGTGCGGGGGGCGGTGCGAGCGCGGGGTCGACCGGCGGTGGCGCCGTCGTCACGTGCCGCGGGGCAGGCGCAGGGAGTACCCCACGCCGCGCAGGGTGTGCAGCAGCCGCGGTTCGGTCGTGTCGACCTTGCGGCGCAGGTAGGAGATGTAGGACTCGACGACGTTGGCCTCGCCGTTGAAGTCGTAGTTCCACACGTGGTCGAGGATCTGCGCCTTGGAGAGCACCCGCCCGGCGTTGGTCATGAGGTAGCGCAGCAGCTTGAACTCGGTGGGCGAGAGGCTGACCAGCTTCCCGGCCTTGAGGACCTCGTGCGACTCCTCGTCCAGCTCGATGTCGGCGAAGGTCAGCCGGGGGGCCTCGGCGGCGCGCTGCACGCCCTGGCTGCGGCGCAGCACCGCCCGGATCCGGGCCAGCACCTCGTCCAGGCTGAACGGCTTGGTGACGTAGTCGTCGCCGCCGAGGGTCAGCCCGGTCACCTTGTCCTCCGCGGCGTCGCGGGCGGTGAGGAAGAGCACCGGGGTGTGCGTGCCGTTCTGCCGCAGCCGCCGGACGACGCCGAAGCCGTCGAGCCCGGGCATCATCACGTCGAGCACCAGCAGGTCGGGGCGGAACTGCTCGGCGATGGCGAGCGCCTGCTGGCCGTCGGGCGCGGTGGCGACCTCGAAGCCGGCGTAGCGCAGGCTGGCCGACAGCAGCTCGCGGATGTTCGGCTCGTCGTCGACCACGAGCAGGCGCGCCTCGGGCTTCACGCCCGGCGCCGCGGAGCTGGCCACGACCCCTCCCGATGGACCCTGTGCGGCCGTCGTCGTCATGCCGTCAGGCTGCGACGTCCGGCTGCAGCTGGCCTGGACGCTACCTGTGAGGACGCTGGACGTGGGTCACCCCGACCCCGGTGCTGTCAGCCGGCGGGCGACATGGCCCGGCCGCGGCGCCAGTACCCGATCGCGTGGTGCTGGGCCCGGCGCAACCCCCAGCGGCCGCGCAGGTCGGCGCGCACGGCGCGGACGGCGGCGGACTCCGCCCCCACCCAGGCGAACAGGTCCTCGCCGTCCGGGCGGGGGAGGGCGGCGATCGCGTCGGCCAGCAGGTCGGCGTCCGGCGCGGCCGCCGAGCGGTGCAGCCAGCGGACCTCCACCCCGGGCGGGGCGGCCAGCGGCTGCTCCTCCTCCGGCCCGGCGACCTCGAGCAGTGCGACCCCGCGGGTCTGCGCACCGGCGGCGGCGAGGATCCGGCTGATCGCCGGGATCGCGGTCTCGTCGCCGGCCAGCAGCAGCCAGCCCGCCGGCGCGTCGCCCAGCGGCGCCGAGCTGGCCACCCCGAGGACGGCACCGGGGGCGGCAGCGGCGGCCCACGTCGCGGCCGGGCCGTCGCCGTGCAGCACGAAGTCGATGTCCAGCTCGCCGGCGGCGGGGTCCTGGCGGCGGGACGTGTAGCTGCGCAGCGCCACCCCGTGGCTGCCCTGCGGCCAGACGATGCGCCCGTCGCGGGCCACCTGCGGCCAGCGGGGGGCGAGGTCGCCGACCCGGGGCACCAGCAGCGCGAGCGTCGGCCCCGCCGCG
This window encodes:
- a CDS encoding sensor histidine kinase, whose protein sequence is MTTAPPPVDPALAPPPAPEHEVVADPVTAEPVAADPGPARPGSRVPLRVTLVALLVLLVTVALAATGFAATSLLRGYLLDQQDRQLREAITEVAEQDPATLAVACTQPRIAIPGSYLACLGASGVVRQYAVRGTYTSLPDLSEMDAGNAADYGQRTFTVRSRDGSTTWRLVVAPVSADLAIVVGSDLGEDKAVVTRLVRIQLVIGLLVLAAMGLAGYLLVRNSLRPLQEVEVTAQAIAAGDLSRRVPAGDERTEVGRLSGALNGMLGRIESSFRAQQASEEQAVASEARMRRFVADASHELRTPLTSIRGFAELHRQGAVRGAEDTGRVLSRIEAEATRMGLLVEDLLQLARLDQQRPLTLGPVDLAELAGDAVHDARAVQPDRPVTLRLDESLSDAPVVQGDEARLRQVIGNLVTNALTHTPVEAKVTVTLSEDPADPDVVVLAVRDEGPGLAPGDADRVFERFYRADASRTRAAGGTGLGLSIVASLVAAHGGRVDLTTAPGEGSTFAVRLPRSGPAAPAPEPV
- a CDS encoding response regulator transcription factor, with the translated sequence MASSAAPGVKPEARLLVVDDEPNIRELLSASLRYAGFEVATAPDGQQALAIAEQFRPDLLVLDVMMPGLDGFGVVRRLRQNGTHTPVLFLTARDAAEDKVTGLTLGGDDYVTKPFSLDEVLARIRAVLRRSQGVQRAAEAPRLTFADIELDEESHEVLKAGKLVSLSPTEFKLLRYLMTNAGRVLSKAQILDHVWNYDFNGEANVVESYISYLRRKVDTTEPRLLHTLRGVGYSLRLPRGT
- a CDS encoding SIP domain-containing protein, which translates into the protein MEPTEHAPADAPDVRPVDVLTVTAVRDVTPAVRRVTLTAPAPVVAAAGPTLALLVPRVGDLAPRWPQVARDGRIVWPQGSHGVALRSYTSRRQDPAAGELDIDFVLHGDGPAATWAAAAAPGAVLGVASSAPLGDAPAGWLLLAGDETAIPAISRILAAAGAQTRGVALLEVAGPEEEQPLAAPPGVEVRWLHRSAAAPDADLLADAIAALPRPDGEDLFAWVGAESAAVRAVRADLRGRWGLRRAQHHAIGYWRRGRAMSPAG